The genomic stretch GTTTATCGAAATGATAATTCCATGAAGCGTTCCCATGACCTTAACCCGAGCGATGATATTGTTGTACTCGTTCATCCCAGCCACGATGAGAAGTGTTTGATGACATTTCGACACGAGAAAACAAATTTAAGATTGTAAGTGGACCGGGGCGAACTCACTTCAAACAGGGTAGCAAAGCAAGCGACACCTTCATAGAGTAGTGAAATGGAATCTTTTCAATCAGAGACGAGAAAAGAGGATTTCGAGAAGGGTCAGTCATAAACAATACCTATATTATTGGACGATGCCAATGTTTTTGAGAGCACAAAAAATTGGTGATATCCATGATGTCAATGTGAATGTTTCATGGAACTCGGACACTTCATGACAATACATTCTAGATTTTACCGCAACTTCAAGTTAAAATTTATGGAAGATAATTTTAAAAGAATATCGTAGTCGTTCTCTTCCTGAAGGAAAAAATACAACGTTCCTTGTTGCTTTAATTTAACAATCTTTTTTTGAGTACCACAATAACTAAACAAAACAATACAGTTTGAGGAGGTTTTAGAAAGTTATTTCGCTTCGCATAACTGAAACTTAGGTGAAATAGTTCCGGTCAATGCGTTATAATCGGCTTACTCATGCGAAATCGTGCTTCCAGGCCCACGATTGTAGTTTTCCGCTTAACAACATGTTTTGACTACCAGAATTCAACGGCATGAAACAATTTCATATCCAGAATGCAACGTTCTGAAATGGTTTAAATTGGTTAATCGCACATCCTCAACAGTGCAGTTGCAGTTTGACCCAGTCCGTTGTTCAACCGCAGTTCGCAATGAAGGCAATCGCTACTGCTTTGGTTTTCGCCGCGTACTCGACTTTAGTACTAGCGGATCTTCCCCATTACACAACCTACAAGAGCTTCCAAACTGCATTCTACGAATGTGCGGAATACTACCATGTACCTAATTGCACCGTTCGACGGTATATCGAACAAGCCTATCCAGCGGAGGAGGAAGTAAAGAAACTTATTCGTTGTACGCTGATTAACCTTGCAGCCTGGGATGATGACACTGGTGTCCGTGATTATGTGATTAGTAAATATTTTGTTCCATCGCCGGATGACACCTGCTACGAAAGACGAACTCGTGAATGTCTCGACAACATGTTCTACGATTGCCGCAATTCTCGCGCCTACGAATCCTTCAAGTGTTACTACCGTTATTACGGAGAACTTACTACGTATAGTAAATATGTGCCTTACGAATTGTTGGAAGGAGAACAGCTAGCCCTAACTGGCCTCAAGATCGCCAAGCTTCCCTATGAGGTGTTAGTCCAATACTGCAAAGGTGATATCGAAAATGAAGAACATTTCCCAGACCTGATGTATTTGCTCTTGGTCCGAGGAGGCTACTATAGCCCACAGTCCGGCTGGAACCTGGCCAACTGGTACACTCAACTGGGTGATCCGAGTTTGCTAGACCCAAGCATGCAGCAGTGCATCGACAATGCCGAAAAGGAGAAATGTAACGCTGACGAAGTATCGCGTTTGTTTTTGACGTGGCAGCGGTGTTTCAGTCAGTATTACTATTTGCGGAAGTACATCCAGATTGCTGCCAAAACACTGGTCGGTGATCCGAACGGTTGCCTCTGCACTAAATCGTTCTACAATCAGCATTGAGTTGTGGCTTCATAGATCGGATAATTATAACCGTACGCACAGAAGAGGCTTACGCGCAATTTGAATTTAtcgatatataaatataaaaatttagaaaaatgttaataattGACGATCAACTTAAAGAGACCCAAATGAAATTTTGTTACTTACTACTTTAAACTACCATCACTCATTAACCTTGCATCACAGAACATAGTTAATCCACGAATTGGCTGTGAAATATTTGAGCAATTATGGAAATATATGACCAGAAAATCGATCAATAACTTCCAAATCTCAAAATCTGCTCTACCGAAGTTCTTAATAATACAGCtgaaaacttttgaaatattttgtcaatttttttaggGTTGGAAAACAAATCTACGAGACTAATTTCTATTGTTCTTTTTCGTTTCGAACTTATGCAGAGcgggttgaaaataatttcgccGGCCTGGAAAAAGTTTGCGTTCACCTGGATACCCGGCGATTAGCTCCCAGGCCCGAAAAAGTGGCAACCCTACGTGGAACAAGAGATTTAATTCCCACGGTGGCTTCCATTGTATAGAAACATTGTTTCGAATGATATGTTCTACGGTATTCACGGATCCAGAACCGTATCATAAGTTCTATTCTCGTTTCATTTGAAAGGACGATTCCGTGAAAATCACGCTCCAAATCTCACCCAACCACGGCATTGAATTGGGCATTGTATCAACGGAATTTTCCAAGATGATATAATTAAATTCTTCGACCAGCCGTTTATTATGCGGCATAATAGATATACCATGATCACTTTGACGTGTCTCAATTTTACTTCAACGTAAACACGGCTTCTGTTTTCCAGCGAAATTCATCCCTAAAGACAACGAAACAGAAATCTGCCGTTTGAGCTTATCACATGTGATATATGAGTGTAATCATGAAAGCGCAATTATTTTTCGATGTAAAACTGAATTTCAGATTTGACAAAGTTCATACATTCAAagctataaaattttgataaatgcATAAAGGCACAAGCTACACGTTTCCAATTGAAGGTTCATCCAACAGTGTTTCATCAACAATTCAATTGGAATAGAAGGGGCAAAATCAgcgtacacaaaaaaaaatattctcgtTCCACACAAAATATTCATTCCACACTATCGCCCAAATTCGAGAGCCGTCGACACTAATTAAACCAAAAAACCAGAAGGGATGCATATTTAGCTTTCATTTCCTCCTGTACAAGTAATTTCCGCAGTAATTAGCATTCATATTGGGGGTTCTTTCAAATGAGGTTTCAGCGGCAGCTTGTATTTTCTTGCCACTTGGTAAACACGTTATGATTAAGCAGTTTTTATCTTCTTGGCCAATTTTGACTTTgagtctaacaaatttttcatTATGCCAACGAATAAAGTTTGAAAGAACAAAGCCACAGAGAACATATTTTGAGTACTCACGATCAGTGAAGTAAAATCgtggttttttgacgtagaattacgtctcatGGAAACATGGGAGTGCaaattgaaaacccgaaacaTGGAGAGCCTCACGAAATTTTTcactttcaaatgcttaaaactcaGTTTCCAACGCTCTTTCTTCATTCTctcagcaatcgattgaaaaattacataTGCGTTCACCAGAATGCGGAAAATTGTGTATATGTTATGGTAAC from Wyeomyia smithii strain HCP4-BCI-WySm-NY-G18 chromosome 3, ASM2978416v1, whole genome shotgun sequence encodes the following:
- the LOC129728403 gene encoding uncharacterized protein LOC129728403; amino-acid sequence: MKAIATALVFAAYSTLVLADLPHYTTYKSFQTAFYECAEYYHVPNCTVRRYIEQAYPAEEEVKKLIRCTLINLAAWDDDTGVRDYVISKYFVPSPDDTCYERRTRECLDNMFYDCRNSRAYESFKCYYRYYGELTTYSKYVPYELLEGEQLALTGLKIAKLPYEVLVQYCKGDIENEEHFPDLMYLLLVRGGYYSPQSGWNLANWYTQLGDPSLLDPSMQQCIDNAEKEKCNADEVSRLFLTWQRCFSQYYYLRKYIQIAAKTLVGDPNGCLCTKSFYNQH